The Streptomyces sp. NBC_01255 genome window below encodes:
- a CDS encoding DUF4307 domain-containing protein, whose translation MSAVREQLPEGRYGRSADERADRKLKVAGAVLGVLFLGMMGWFGWHYVVDSKISAEMIKFDVVSPTEVQVHLEIRKDEGVRGVCTLRSRAEDGAEVARKDVRIDDPSGRVDNVFTLRTTALATSAELVGCTAR comes from the coding sequence ATGAGCGCGGTGCGAGAGCAGCTGCCCGAAGGGCGCTACGGGCGCTCCGCGGACGAGCGGGCCGACCGCAAGCTCAAGGTGGCCGGCGCCGTGCTCGGCGTCCTCTTCCTCGGCATGATGGGCTGGTTCGGCTGGCACTACGTCGTCGACAGCAAGATCAGCGCCGAGATGATCAAGTTCGACGTGGTGAGCCCCACCGAGGTGCAGGTGCACCTGGAGATCCGCAAGGACGAGGGCGTCAGGGGCGTCTGCACGCTGCGGTCACGGGCCGAGGACGGCGCCGAGGTGGCCCGCAAGGACGTGCGGATCGACGACCCCTCCGGCCGGGTCGACAACGTCTTCACGCTCCGTACGACGGCGCTCGCGACGAGTGCCGAGCTCGTGGGGTGTACGGCTCGGTAG
- the greA gene encoding transcription elongation factor GreA gives MTQTSDNVTWLTQEAYDKLKGELEYLSGPARTEIATKIAAAREEGDLRENGGYHAAKEEQGKQELRVRQLTQLLEHAKVGEAPADDGVVEPGMVVTIAFDGDEDDTMTFLLASREYASDDIETYSPQSPLGVGVNGKKAGDDAEYELPNGKKATVKILSATPYGR, from the coding sequence GTGACCCAGACCAGCGACAACGTCACCTGGCTCACCCAGGAGGCGTACGACAAGCTCAAGGGAGAGCTTGAGTACCTGTCTGGTCCCGCGCGTACCGAAATCGCGACCAAGATCGCGGCGGCGCGCGAAGAGGGAGACCTGCGCGAGAACGGCGGGTACCACGCGGCCAAGGAGGAGCAGGGCAAGCAGGAGCTCCGGGTCCGCCAGCTCACCCAGCTGCTCGAGCACGCCAAGGTCGGCGAGGCCCCGGCGGACGACGGCGTCGTCGAGCCCGGCATGGTCGTCACGATCGCCTTCGACGGCGACGAGGACGACACGATGACCTTCCTGCTCGCCTCCCGCGAGTACGCGAGCGACGACATCGAGACCTACTCGCCGCAGTCGCCGCTCGGCGTCGGTGTCAACGGCAAGAAGGCCGGTGACGACGCCGAGTACGAGCTGCCGAACGGCAAGAAGGCCACGGTGAAGATCCTCAGCGCCACGCCGTACGGCCGCTGA
- a CDS encoding serine/threonine-protein kinase yields MGTVLGPLREGTPRQIGPYEVLARLGAGGMGEVFLGRGAADGVFVAVKTVRRDVAGDPAFRDRFRREIRVAALVASPHAAAPVGGDADAEVPWLATAYVPGPSLSQAVRRGGALPVATVRAVGAGVARALADLHAAGVLHRDLKPGNVMLSVDGPRLIDFGIARSATATTMTATGVMVGTPAFMSPEHVAGARRVTAASDVFCLGSLLCYAATGEDPFGDGPLAAVLYRVSQAEANLSRVPEELRGTVAACLALDPADRPTPGELAELLGEGAGSRFPWPKGVRDHIGEYGTELAQLVASGGPLLEVAPAPSIDPRGPVVTSGVPGLHSVPTQGPVARPDAPPRRRRGRVLAAVLALAVVAGGLGTYLLWPESETKKPSAPPKAAPPAGPRVPGVDDRGLADASGVVPQSTAQRPADWKPWQAKLTAPALGCSAGEKVLVCRTTDGRYEALDPASGKKLWDVPRAKDTPPETYISTSGYPFVGGGATRPTVHDGNVVLVAGASLQVRDARTGAVRWEKPALGPQNFWDTRPVVGDGIVFAATKLAEDSTETLVALTAFSLADGRRLWSHGLTNGDISSAERKAYESVAYAKGIVYALSQGGLVAYDGKKGTQLGQVDPDSKACRELKVLGASAYCAGAGSGEDTDTALHLLDARTLASKASLPGALASTTPTSVGPHAVVTFDKGLRILDPRTGKTVATHAAEAAPAGLGQSWSSPLIAGDQVVYADYSSLYTVRIGADGKPGGLNVTPVPGAPGPRAEEEFYDPRMGELIFKKIRQPEVLPVGGIAYVVFDKGVVSSVELPK; encoded by the coding sequence ATGGGCACAGTGCTGGGACCGCTGCGTGAGGGCACGCCACGGCAGATCGGACCGTACGAGGTGCTGGCCCGGCTCGGCGCCGGCGGCATGGGCGAGGTCTTCCTCGGGCGGGGAGCGGCCGACGGGGTCTTCGTCGCCGTGAAGACGGTGCGGCGGGACGTCGCCGGTGATCCCGCCTTCCGCGACCGGTTCCGGCGCGAGATCCGGGTCGCCGCACTCGTCGCCAGCCCCCACGCCGCGGCGCCCGTCGGCGGCGACGCCGACGCCGAGGTGCCCTGGCTGGCCACCGCGTACGTCCCCGGGCCCAGCCTCTCCCAGGCCGTGCGGCGCGGCGGCGCGCTGCCCGTCGCCACCGTGCGCGCCGTCGGCGCCGGGGTCGCCCGCGCCCTCGCCGACCTGCACGCGGCCGGGGTCCTGCACCGGGACCTCAAGCCCGGCAACGTCATGCTCTCCGTCGACGGGCCCCGCCTCATCGACTTCGGCATCGCCCGCAGCGCCACCGCGACCACCATGACCGCGACGGGGGTGATGGTCGGCACCCCCGCCTTCATGTCCCCCGAGCACGTGGCGGGCGCGCGACGGGTGACCGCCGCCTCCGACGTCTTCTGCCTCGGCTCGCTGCTCTGCTACGCGGCGACCGGCGAGGACCCCTTCGGTGACGGGCCGCTCGCCGCCGTCCTCTACCGGGTCTCACAGGCGGAAGCCAACCTGAGCCGGGTGCCGGAGGAGCTGCGCGGCACCGTCGCCGCCTGTCTGGCCCTGGACCCGGCGGACCGGCCCACGCCGGGGGAGCTCGCGGAGCTGCTCGGCGAGGGCGCGGGGAGTCGTTTCCCCTGGCCGAAGGGCGTACGGGACCACATCGGCGAGTACGGGACGGAGCTGGCCCAGCTCGTGGCCTCCGGCGGTCCGCTTCTGGAGGTCGCGCCCGCGCCCTCGATCGATCCCCGGGGGCCTGTCGTGACCTCGGGGGTGCCGGGGCTGCATTCCGTGCCGACGCAGGGGCCGGTCGCGCGGCCCGACGCCCCTCCGCGTCGGCGGCGGGGGCGGGTGCTCGCCGCCGTCCTGGCGCTCGCGGTCGTGGCCGGGGGGCTCGGCACGTATCTGTTGTGGCCGGAGAGCGAGACGAAGAAGCCCTCGGCGCCGCCGAAAGCCGCCCCGCCCGCCGGGCCGCGTGTCCCGGGCGTCGACGACCGGGGCCTCGCCGACGCCTCGGGCGTCGTCCCGCAGAGCACGGCCCAGCGGCCGGCCGACTGGAAGCCGTGGCAGGCGAAGCTGACCGCGCCGGCGCTCGGCTGCTCGGCCGGGGAGAAGGTGCTGGTCTGCCGGACGACGGACGGGCGGTACGAGGCGCTGGATCCGGCGAGCGGGAAGAAGCTGTGGGACGTGCCCCGCGCCAAGGACACGCCGCCCGAGACCTACATCAGCACCTCCGGTTACCCCTTCGTGGGCGGGGGCGCCACACGTCCCACGGTCCACGACGGGAACGTGGTGCTCGTCGCCGGAGCCTCGCTCCAGGTCCGTGACGCGCGCACGGGGGCGGTGCGCTGGGAGAAGCCGGCCCTGGGTCCACAGAACTTCTGGGACACCCGGCCCGTCGTCGGCGACGGGATCGTCTTCGCGGCGACGAAGCTCGCCGAGGACAGCACCGAAACGCTGGTCGCTCTGACGGCGTTCTCCCTGGCCGACGGACGGCGGCTCTGGTCGCACGGTCTCACCAACGGGGACATCTCCAGCGCCGAACGCAAGGCGTACGAGTCGGTGGCCTACGCCAAGGGCATCGTCTACGCGCTCAGTCAGGGCGGGCTCGTGGCGTACGACGGCAAGAAGGGCACTCAGCTCGGACAGGTGGACCCGGACTCCAAGGCGTGCCGCGAGCTCAAGGTGCTCGGTGCGTCGGCGTACTGCGCCGGCGCCGGGTCCGGCGAGGACACCGACACGGCGCTGCATCTGCTCGACGCCCGCACTCTCGCCTCGAAGGCCTCGCTGCCCGGCGCGCTCGCCTCGACCACTCCCACGTCCGTCGGTCCGCACGCCGTCGTGACCTTCGACAAGGGTCTGCGGATCCTCGACCCTCGCACGGGGAAGACGGTCGCCACGCACGCGGCCGAGGCCGCGCCCGCCGGCCTCGGCCAGAGCTGGTCGTCGCCCCTGATCGCCGGCGATCAGGTCGTGTACGCCGACTACTCCTCGCTCTACACCGTGCGGATCGGCGCCGACGGCAAGCCGGGCGGGCTCAACGTGACACCGGTGCCCGGGGCGCCGGGACCGCGTGCCGAGGAGGAGTTCTACGACCCGAGAATGGGCGAATTGATCTTCAAGAAGATCCGGCAGCCGGAGGTCCTGCCCGTGGGCGGAATCGCGTACGTCGTCTTCGACAAGGGTGTCGTCTCCTCCGTCGAACTCCCCAAGTGA
- a CDS encoding protein kinase domain-containing protein: MLEALPPGQPPRLTGPYRLLARIGAGGMGEVHLACRADEPTADPYRMVAVKTVREDLEVDGDFRTRFRREIAAARTVDGPGVARLVDADAEAPSPWLATEYVPGPSLAEAVVRSGALPVAAVRALGVGLARALADVHRVKVLHRDLKPANVLLGAAGPKLIDFGIAHAFEATALTSTGLVIGSPGFMSPEHLVGSRAVVPASDVFCLGAVLAFAASGQGPFHDEEMAAVIYRITRADAELSGVPEELRTVVERCLRLDPAERPSAEELVGLLGGGGAPAAFPWPGGVLSLLAEHGEAARQVGEAAASGAGVADLPTLGPVVPYSPTAMTDRPVTPAAAPTRSRRRWGAAVAGAVAVAVLATVGVVLLNRADGAGSSAGGVAGSPSTAPGTSGAPAPRTLSQVVLPYGGAGHTNDFGTAGTDRAYRPAEWSPWITEVEPGSGTCALSPKVLLCPGPGGAATGLSAADGKQLWKVPGRGEGLRSGAQYPAVVGDTAYVTGPDGVVAYGVLDGRERNRIPGPGGDWAVKGTDLLDGVLYSTYVNVRDERTGLVTAVRLGDGKELWRTPLDALPEQPVVAAGRVFVPLGVVPVALDARTGRETARGTEACSVFTVHEKSGSVLCSGRQEGTVGVLDATTLTMRRTLGSQVSAGPAVNADGLVAVVETDGGLVTYDLKSGRERWRASGHSGERVYLAGDRVVVAGATNVTSFPASGPTAEDDGEAYEPNLPDGVPLQQAAGDVLAAGGAVFLALPDGLVVSGYLP; encoded by the coding sequence GTGCTGGAAGCTCTGCCCCCGGGACAGCCCCCGCGACTCACGGGGCCCTACCGACTGCTCGCCCGGATCGGCGCGGGCGGCATGGGCGAGGTACATCTCGCCTGCCGGGCCGACGAGCCGACCGCCGATCCGTACCGGATGGTCGCCGTGAAGACCGTGCGGGAGGACCTGGAGGTCGACGGGGACTTCCGGACCCGGTTCCGGCGGGAGATCGCGGCGGCGCGGACCGTGGACGGGCCGGGGGTGGCGCGGCTCGTGGACGCCGACGCCGAGGCGCCCTCGCCGTGGCTGGCGACGGAGTACGTGCCGGGGCCCTCGCTCGCCGAGGCCGTCGTGCGGTCGGGGGCACTGCCCGTCGCGGCCGTACGGGCCCTGGGCGTCGGGCTCGCGCGGGCTCTGGCGGACGTGCACCGGGTGAAGGTCCTGCACCGGGACCTCAAGCCCGCGAACGTCCTCCTCGGTGCGGCCGGGCCGAAGCTGATCGACTTCGGCATCGCGCATGCCTTCGAGGCGACGGCGCTGACCTCGACCGGGCTCGTGATCGGCTCCCCCGGGTTCATGTCGCCGGAGCACCTGGTGGGGAGCCGGGCGGTGGTGCCCGCGTCGGACGTGTTCTGCCTGGGCGCGGTGCTCGCGTTCGCGGCAAGCGGCCAAGGGCCGTTCCATGACGAGGAGATGGCCGCGGTGATCTATCGGATCACTCGCGCCGACGCCGAACTGTCCGGGGTTCCGGAGGAGTTGCGGACCGTCGTGGAGCGGTGCCTGCGGCTCGATCCCGCCGAGCGGCCCTCGGCCGAGGAGTTGGTGGGCCTGCTCGGTGGCGGGGGCGCTCCGGCGGCCTTCCCTTGGCCCGGTGGGGTGTTGTCGCTGCTCGCCGAGCACGGGGAGGCCGCCCGGCAGGTCGGGGAGGCGGCGGCGTCGGGTGCGGGCGTGGCCGATCTGCCGACGCTCGGGCCGGTCGTGCCGTACTCCCCCACCGCGATGACGGACCGGCCGGTGACGCCGGCCGCCGCACCCACGCGGTCTCGGCGGCGCTGGGGCGCCGCCGTGGCCGGGGCGGTGGCGGTGGCCGTGCTCGCGACGGTGGGTGTGGTACTGCTCAACCGGGCCGATGGGGCGGGGAGTTCGGCCGGCGGGGTCGCGGGGTCGCCGAGCACCGCCCCCGGTACGTCGGGGGCTCCGGCTCCGCGGACGCTGAGCCAGGTCGTCCTGCCGTACGGCGGCGCGGGCCACACCAACGACTTCGGCACGGCGGGCACCGACCGCGCGTACCGCCCGGCCGAGTGGTCGCCATGGATCACCGAGGTGGAGCCGGGCAGCGGCACCTGCGCGCTCTCCCCGAAGGTCCTGCTCTGCCCCGGGCCCGGCGGCGCGGCCACCGGGCTGAGCGCGGCGGACGGCAAGCAGCTGTGGAAGGTACCGGGCCGGGGCGAGGGGCTGCGCAGCGGCGCCCAGTATCCGGCGGTCGTCGGCGACACCGCGTATGTGACGGGGCCGGACGGGGTCGTCGCCTACGGGGTCCTGGACGGCAGGGAGCGGAACCGGATCCCGGGGCCCGGGGGCGATTGGGCCGTGAAGGGGACGGACCTGCTGGACGGGGTCCTCTACTCCACGTACGTCAACGTGCGCGACGAGCGGACGGGGCTCGTGACCGCCGTTCGCCTCGGCGACGGCAAGGAGCTGTGGCGGACGCCGCTCGACGCCCTGCCGGAGCAGCCGGTCGTGGCGGCCGGGCGGGTGTTCGTCCCGCTCGGCGTCGTGCCGGTGGCCCTGGACGCCCGTACGGGCAGGGAGACGGCGCGAGGCACGGAGGCCTGCAGCGTCTTCACCGTCCACGAGAAGAGCGGCAGCGTGCTGTGCTCGGGGCGGCAGGAAGGCACCGTCGGCGTCCTGGACGCCACGACGCTCACGATGCGTCGCACGCTGGGCAGCCAGGTCTCGGCCGGGCCCGCCGTGAACGCGGACGGGCTCGTCGCCGTCGTCGAAACGGACGGTGGCCTCGTCACGTACGACCTGAAGAGCGGCCGCGAGCGGTGGCGGGCGTCGGGGCACTCCGGGGAGCGGGTGTACCTCGCGGGTGACCGGGTCGTGGTCGCGGGCGCGACGAATGTGACCTCCTTTCCGGCCTCCGGTCCCACCGCCGAGGACGACGGGGAGGCCTACGAGCCCAACCTGCCCGACGGCGTCCCCCTGCAGCAGGCGGCCGGAGATGTACTGGCCGCCGGAGGGGCGGTGTTCCTCGCCCTCCCCGACGGCCTCGTCGTCTCCGGGTATCTGCCCTGA
- a CDS encoding ABC transporter permease, with translation MSTVNDSLVIARRNLIRMTRIPEMILFGLIQPVMFVILFTYVFGGSMSIGGSTDPDVYKNFLMAGIFAQTVTFATAGAGAGIADDMHKGLIDRFRSLPMARGAVLTGRTLADLVQTALTLFVLAIVALIIGWRPGYAAPTNFGKIMAGFALLLLLGYAFTWIGALIGLSVRTPEAATSGGLIWLFPVTFISNAFVDSSQMPSWLQPIAEWNPFSATVQACRKLFGDPGVSPSDAWPMQNPVWASLIYSILIVAIFRTLSVRKYRRADG, from the coding sequence GTGAGCACCGTGAACGACTCCCTGGTCATCGCCCGGCGCAACCTCATCCGCATGACCCGGATCCCCGAGATGATCCTCTTCGGGCTGATCCAGCCGGTGATGTTCGTGATCCTCTTCACGTACGTCTTCGGCGGCTCCATGAGCATCGGAGGCAGCACCGATCCGGACGTCTACAAGAACTTCCTGATGGCGGGCATCTTCGCGCAGACCGTCACCTTCGCCACGGCCGGCGCGGGCGCGGGCATCGCGGACGACATGCACAAGGGCCTCATCGACCGCTTCCGCTCCCTGCCCATGGCGCGCGGCGCGGTCCTCACCGGCCGCACCCTCGCCGACCTCGTCCAGACCGCGCTGACCCTGTTCGTCCTCGCGATCGTCGCGCTGATCATCGGCTGGCGCCCGGGCTACGCGGCACCGACCAACTTCGGGAAGATCATGGCGGGCTTCGCCCTCCTTCTCCTCCTGGGCTACGCCTTCACCTGGATCGGCGCCCTCATCGGCCTCTCGGTCCGCACCCCGGAGGCGGCGACGTCCGGCGGCCTCATCTGGCTCTTCCCGGTCACGTTCATCTCGAACGCGTTCGTGGATTCCAGCCAGATGCCGTCCTGGCTCCAGCCCATCGCCGAGTGGAACCCGTTCAGCGCCACCGTGCAGGCCTGCCGCAAGCTCTTCGGCGACCCGGGCGTCTCCCCCTCCGACGCCTGGCCGATGCAGAACCCGGTGTGGGCGTCGCTGATCTACTCGATCCTGATCGTCGCCATCTTCCGTACGCTCTCGGTCCGCAAGTACCGCCGCGCGGACGGCTGA
- a CDS encoding ATP-binding cassette domain-containing protein produces the protein MPGAIYAEGLVKTFGDVRALDGVDLDVPEGTVLGLLGPNGAGKTTTVRVLTTLLQPDSGRAVVAGIDVLKHPEQVRRSIGLSGQFAAVDEYLTGRENLQMVGRLYQMKAKAAKVRADELLDRFRLADAADRTAKTYSGGMRRRLDLAAALVVSPPVMFMDEPTTGLDPRNRQALWEVIKELVAGGTTLLLTTQYLEEADHLAHDICVVDQGKVIARGTSDQLKAQTGGERVEVVVHEPAMIAGARGVLARYGIAGRGESEVSVEDHTRKLTVPVSGGAKLLAEVIRDLDAVGVEIDDIGLRRPTLDDVFISLTGHAAALTEEENGGPPPEDGRGTDGRGTDGRGTDGRGTDGRGKDGRGRDRDLTKETAK, from the coding sequence ATGCCAGGCGCGATCTACGCCGAGGGTCTGGTGAAGACCTTCGGTGACGTACGAGCTCTGGACGGCGTCGATCTCGACGTACCCGAGGGCACTGTCCTGGGCCTGCTCGGCCCGAACGGCGCGGGGAAGACCACCACCGTGCGCGTGCTGACGACGCTCCTCCAGCCCGACAGCGGCCGGGCCGTCGTCGCCGGAATCGACGTCCTCAAGCATCCCGAACAGGTCCGCCGCTCGATCGGCCTCTCCGGCCAGTTCGCCGCGGTCGACGAGTACCTCACCGGCCGCGAGAACCTCCAGATGGTCGGCCGGCTGTACCAGATGAAGGCGAAGGCGGCGAAGGTACGGGCCGACGAACTTCTCGACCGGTTCCGGCTCGCGGACGCCGCCGACCGCACCGCCAAGACGTACTCCGGCGGCATGCGCCGGCGCCTCGACCTCGCGGCGGCCCTCGTCGTCTCCCCACCGGTCATGTTCATGGACGAGCCGACGACCGGCCTCGACCCCCGGAACCGGCAGGCGCTGTGGGAGGTCATCAAGGAACTCGTCGCGGGGGGTACGACGCTGCTCCTCACCACGCAGTACCTGGAGGAGGCCGACCACCTCGCCCACGACATCTGCGTCGTCGACCAGGGCAAGGTCATCGCACGCGGCACCTCCGACCAGCTCAAGGCCCAGACGGGCGGCGAGCGCGTCGAGGTCGTCGTCCACGAGCCGGCGATGATCGCGGGCGCCCGCGGCGTCCTCGCCCGCTACGGCATCGCGGGCCGGGGGGAGAGCGAGGTCTCCGTCGAGGACCACACCCGTAAGCTCACCGTCCCCGTCTCGGGCGGCGCCAAGCTGCTCGCCGAGGTCATCCGGGACCTGGACGCCGTCGGCGTCGAGATCGACGACATCGGCCTGCGCCGCCCCACCCTCGACGACGTCTTCATCTCCCTGACCGGCCACGCGGCCGCACTGACGGAGGAGGAGAACGGCGGGCCGCCCCCGGAGGACGGCCGCGGCACGGACGGCCGTGGCACGGACGGCCGTGGCACGGACGGCCGTGGCACGGACGGCCGTGGCAAGGACGGCCGGGGCCGTGACCGTGACCTGACGAAGGAGACGGCCAAGTGA
- the ilvA gene encoding threonine ammonia-lyase, producing MSFRTRDPLHHLMLDDVRGAQKMLSGVARVTAMEGSRHLSSLVGAPVQLKCENLQRTGSFKLRGAYVRISGLRPEERAAGVVAASAGNHAQGVALASKLLGVHATVFMPVGAPLPKVAATREYGAEVRMHGHVVDETLAAAEAYARETGAVFIHPFDHPDIIAGQGTVGLEILEQCPEVRTILVGVGGGGLAAGVGLAVKSLRPDVKVIGVQAEGAAAYPPSLAAGHPVVIESPVTMADGIKVGRPGDVPFALVQEYVDEVRTVSEDDLSSALLLCLERAKLVVEPAGASPVAALLADPRAFQGPVVAILSGGNVDPLLLQRILRHGMAAGGRYLSLRLRVTDRPGALATLLAVLTVVDANVLDVSHVRTDPRLGLTEAEVELHLETKGPEHCREVEEALRDAGYTVLG from the coding sequence ATGAGCTTCCGTACGCGAGACCCCTTGCACCACCTCATGCTGGACGACGTGCGGGGGGCGCAGAAGATGCTGTCCGGGGTGGCCCGGGTGACCGCGATGGAGGGCAGCCGCCATCTGTCGTCGCTGGTGGGGGCGCCGGTCCAGCTCAAGTGCGAGAACCTCCAGCGGACCGGTTCCTTCAAGCTGCGCGGGGCGTACGTACGGATCTCCGGGCTGCGGCCCGAGGAGCGGGCCGCCGGGGTCGTCGCCGCGTCGGCGGGCAACCACGCGCAGGGCGTCGCGCTCGCGTCGAAGCTGCTCGGCGTGCACGCGACGGTCTTCATGCCGGTCGGCGCCCCGCTGCCGAAGGTCGCGGCCACCCGGGAGTACGGCGCCGAGGTCCGGATGCACGGCCATGTCGTCGACGAGACGCTGGCGGCGGCGGAGGCGTACGCCCGGGAGACGGGCGCGGTCTTCATCCACCCCTTCGACCACCCCGACATCATCGCGGGGCAGGGCACGGTCGGCCTGGAGATCCTGGAGCAGTGCCCGGAGGTCCGGACGATCCTCGTGGGCGTCGGCGGCGGCGGTCTCGCGGCCGGCGTGGGGCTCGCGGTGAAGTCGCTGCGTCCGGACGTGAAGGTGATCGGCGTGCAGGCGGAGGGCGCGGCCGCGTATCCGCCGTCGCTGGCCGCCGGGCATCCGGTGGTGATCGAGTCGCCGGTGACGATGGCGGACGGGATCAAGGTGGGGCGGCCGGGCGACGTGCCGTTCGCCCTGGTCCAGGAGTACGTGGACGAGGTCCGTACCGTCTCCGAGGACGACCTGTCGTCGGCGCTGCTGCTCTGCCTGGAGCGGGCCAAACTGGTCGTCGAACCGGCCGGTGCGAGCCCGGTGGCGGCCCTCCTCGCCGACCCGAGGGCCTTCCAGGGGCCCGTCGTCGCGATCCTGTCGGGCGGGAACGTCGATCCGCTGCTCCTCCAGCGGATCCTGCGGCACGGCATGGCCGCCGGGGGCCGCTATCTGAGCCTGCGGCTGCGGGTGACGGACCGGCCGGGCGCGCTGGCGACGCTGCTCGCGGTCCTCACGGTGGTCGACGCGAACGTCCTCGACGTGAGCCATGTGCGGACGGATCCGCGCCTGGGTCTGACGGAGGCGGAGGTCGAGCTGCACCTGGAGACGAAGGGCCCGGAGCACTGCCGGGAGGTCGAGGAGGCGCTGCGGGACGCGGGTTACACGGTCCTCGGCTGA
- a CDS encoding MarR family winged helix-turn-helix transcriptional regulator encodes MPTSQDMTTELDPGLLDALQHQVAVFARRAEQTRLGGTGQLRNSMDRAAYLLLNRLDQEGPMGVKALAAGMGIDSSTVTRQVAPLVDTGLVKRTSHPEDGRAVVLQLSPRGLARLEEVRSSRRQLMVEVTDGWTQAERESFCTLLTRFNTALSARQSAHTGHPGAGSGGTATESAPTS; translated from the coding sequence ATGCCCACATCTCAGGACATGACGACTGAGCTCGACCCCGGTCTCCTCGACGCCCTCCAGCACCAGGTGGCCGTCTTCGCCCGCCGGGCCGAGCAGACCCGCCTCGGCGGCACGGGACAGCTCCGCAACTCGATGGACCGCGCCGCCTACCTCCTCCTCAACCGGCTGGACCAGGAAGGGCCGATGGGCGTCAAAGCGCTCGCGGCGGGCATGGGGATCGACTCGTCCACGGTCACCCGTCAGGTCGCCCCGCTCGTCGACACGGGCCTGGTCAAGCGGACCTCGCACCCGGAGGACGGGCGCGCGGTCGTGCTCCAGCTGTCGCCGCGCGGCCTCGCCCGCCTGGAGGAGGTCCGCTCCTCCCGCCGCCAGCTGATGGTGGAGGTCACGGACGGCTGGACGCAGGCCGAGCGCGAGTCCTTCTGCACGCTGCTCACGCGCTTCAACACCGCCCTGTCCGCACGGCAGTCGGCGCACACGGGGCATCCGGGGGCCGGTTCCGGGGGTACGGCGACGGAGTCCGCGCCGACGTCTTGA
- a CDS encoding sigma factor-like helix-turn-helix DNA-binding protein gives MREHRIGPGSEQAHRTREFETFVAGAAGRLLHAATLLTAESRTANPHARALLSAALAHTYAVWARLRDEDPYDLTRRDLAARFARTAWRHHGGHGPLAALGPQERLVVVLRLYEGVAEEQVAALLGLSEARVRAVCARSVAALRAAARGAAAASQGPGGPGGPGGPGGPGTPGAPGAPGAPGAPGAPGAPGRKIAA, from the coding sequence GTGCGCGAGCATCGGATCGGACCTGGCAGCGAACAGGCCCACCGCACCCGGGAGTTCGAGACGTTCGTGGCCGGGGCGGCGGGACGGCTGCTGCATGCCGCGACCCTGCTCACCGCCGAGTCCCGTACCGCCAACCCCCACGCCAGGGCGCTGCTGAGCGCCGCCCTCGCCCATACGTACGCGGTGTGGGCGCGGTTGCGCGACGAGGACCCGTACGACCTCACCCGCCGCGATCTCGCCGCCCGCTTCGCCCGCACCGCGTGGCGGCACCACGGCGGACACGGCCCGCTGGCCGCGCTCGGCCCGCAGGAACGTCTCGTCGTCGTGCTGCGGCTCTACGAAGGGGTGGCCGAGGAGCAGGTCGCGGCCCTGCTCGGGCTGTCCGAGGCGCGCGTCCGCGCCGTCTGCGCGCGCTCGGTCGCCGCGCTCCGGGCCGCGGCGCGCGGCGCGGCCGCCGCCTCGCAGGGGCCGGGTGGTCCCGGTGGTCCCGGTGGTCCCGGTGGTCCCGGTACTCCCGGAGCTCCCGGAGCTCCCGGAGCTCCCGGAGCTCCCGGAGCTCCCGGAGCTCCCGGTCGGAAGATCGCCGCGTGA
- a CDS encoding DUF1059 domain-containing protein: MARKATDCRDTPSVSGCSLYISGEEEEVVRAAVEHMVSVHEHTDTLELRAEVRAALKDPLPGS; this comes from the coding sequence ATGGCCAGGAAAGCAACGGACTGCCGGGACACCCCGAGCGTCTCCGGCTGCTCGCTCTACATCTCGGGCGAGGAGGAGGAGGTCGTCCGGGCCGCCGTCGAGCACATGGTGTCCGTACACGAACACACGGACACACTCGAACTCCGCGCGGAGGTGCGGGCCGCACTGAAGGACCCGCTGCCCGGGAGCTGA